A window of the Tenebrio molitor chromosome 1, icTenMoli1.1, whole genome shotgun sequence genome harbors these coding sequences:
- the Snx16 gene encoding sorting nexin-16 isoform X1: MDKCNSDITESVSKLKVQEIVHPLKTNNNEISECETAEEAITTDSEDYLSEPLRYRSFQYSTTSNDSNSTLVQQNSIPEENANFFSCNGELDISNIQIPIVGYEIMEERARFTVYKLRIENKVTGDCWYVFRRYTDFVRLCNRVRNSHPQVVQLLPRKRWLKNNFDPIFLEERVSGLQTFVNAILAEPSLITSQEIQDFFCLNEPPIYSESNEESRAMFEALEETINELKTQLREKDSVIDSLQDSLHSKTLECDNLMKIIQRSTMNCQKCQKECENFTKLIK, encoded by the exons ATGGATAAGTGCAATTCTGACATCACCGAAAGTGTTAGTAAACTGAAAGTACAAGAAATCGTCCATCCCCTTAAAACCAATAACAATGAAATCTCGGAATGTGAAACTGCAGAAGAAGCTATCACGACAGACTCAGAGGATTACTTGTCAGAACCTCTAAG ATACCGCAGTTTTCAGTATTCCACAACTTCAAACGATTCCAATTCAACATTAGTTCAACAGAACTCAATTCCAGAAGAAAATGCCAACTTCTTTTCATGTAATGGTGAACTTGACATCAGCAACATCCAGATACCCATTGTGGGTTATGAGATAATGGAGGAAAGGGCACGATTTACT GTGTACAAATTGAGGATTGAGAATAAGGTGACTGGGGATTGTTGGTACGTGTTTCGGCGCTACACCGATTTTGTCAGGCTCTGTAACAGGGTGAGGAACTCGCACCCACAAGTTGTGCAGCTGTTGCCACGAAAGAGGtggttgaaaaataatttcgatcCTATATTCCTTGAAGAGAGAGTGAGTGGTTTGCAGACGTTTGTCAATGCAATACTTGCTGAACCCTCTTTGATAACGTCGCAAgaaatacaagattttttttgtctgaatgAACCTCCAATTTATTCAGAAAGTAATGAAGAATCAAGA GCAATGTTTGAAGCTTTGGAAGAAACTATCAATGAATTGAAAACGCAGCTAAGAGAAAAAGACTCTGTAATAGATTCACTGCAAGATTCCTTGCATTCAAAAACGTTGGAGTGTGACAATCTGATGAAGATAATCCA GAGGTCTACAATGAATTGTCAGAAGTGTCAAAAGGAATGTGAGAATTTTACCAAGCTTATTAAATGA
- the Snx16 gene encoding sorting nexin-16 isoform X2, giving the protein MDKCNSDITESVSKLKVQEIVHPLKTNNNEISECETAEEAITTDSEDYLSEPLSFQYSTTSNDSNSTLVQQNSIPEENANFFSCNGELDISNIQIPIVGYEIMEERARFTVYKLRIENKVTGDCWYVFRRYTDFVRLCNRVRNSHPQVVQLLPRKRWLKNNFDPIFLEERVSGLQTFVNAILAEPSLITSQEIQDFFCLNEPPIYSESNEESRAMFEALEETINELKTQLREKDSVIDSLQDSLHSKTLECDNLMKIIQRSTMNCQKCQKECENFTKLIK; this is encoded by the exons ATGGATAAGTGCAATTCTGACATCACCGAAAGTGTTAGTAAACTGAAAGTACAAGAAATCGTCCATCCCCTTAAAACCAATAACAATGAAATCTCGGAATGTGAAACTGCAGAAGAAGCTATCACGACAGACTCAGAGGATTACTTGTCAGAACCTCTAAG TTTTCAGTATTCCACAACTTCAAACGATTCCAATTCAACATTAGTTCAACAGAACTCAATTCCAGAAGAAAATGCCAACTTCTTTTCATGTAATGGTGAACTTGACATCAGCAACATCCAGATACCCATTGTGGGTTATGAGATAATGGAGGAAAGGGCACGATTTACT GTGTACAAATTGAGGATTGAGAATAAGGTGACTGGGGATTGTTGGTACGTGTTTCGGCGCTACACCGATTTTGTCAGGCTCTGTAACAGGGTGAGGAACTCGCACCCACAAGTTGTGCAGCTGTTGCCACGAAAGAGGtggttgaaaaataatttcgatcCTATATTCCTTGAAGAGAGAGTGAGTGGTTTGCAGACGTTTGTCAATGCAATACTTGCTGAACCCTCTTTGATAACGTCGCAAgaaatacaagattttttttgtctgaatgAACCTCCAATTTATTCAGAAAGTAATGAAGAATCAAGA GCAATGTTTGAAGCTTTGGAAGAAACTATCAATGAATTGAAAACGCAGCTAAGAGAAAAAGACTCTGTAATAGATTCACTGCAAGATTCCTTGCATTCAAAAACGTTGGAGTGTGACAATCTGATGAAGATAATCCA GAGGTCTACAATGAATTGTCAGAAGTGTCAAAAGGAATGTGAGAATTTTACCAAGCTTATTAAATGA